In Kocuria turfanensis, a single genomic region encodes these proteins:
- a CDS encoding DEAD/DEAH box helicase, translating to MTTDTSTAPGTAEEHTTTFAELGIDPRVLATLDEVGYENPTPIQAATIPALLAGNDVVGLAQTGTGKTAAFAVPALSRLAELSDVNGVSRDTQVLVLAPTRELALQVGEAFSSYAGHLEDFTVLPVYGGSPYGPQLAGLRRGAQVVVGTPGRVIDHLKKGSLDLSHLQYVVLDEADEMLRMGFAEDVEEILSQTPVEKQVALFSATMPPAIRKIAKQYLRDPQEIAVKGKTTTGTNTRQRYLQVMGSHKMEAMTRILEVGDYDGVIVFVRTKAATEEVADRLKARGYAAAAINGDIPQNMRERTVEALREGKVDILVATDVAARGLDVERISLVVNYDIPHDTESYVHRIGRTGRAGRSGEAILFMTPREKYLLRAIEKATRQPVELMRMPSTEDVNRTRKDKFAQQITDTMESEDLGQFRELVEQYQAEHDVDAVEIAAAIAVMAQDGRPFFVEELPEPPQRSRDRERPGRDGDDRPRREPRTEKGMATYRLAVGHRHRVSPGSVVGALTNEGGLSGEQIGAIDIRSTHTLVGLPENLPASTLDRLSRTRINGELIQLEADRGPGAGGRARPRSTSSYQDRPRRGGPRGGESRGGYQGRKPGYSAGERDGDRPHRKPRHKNY from the coding sequence ATGACCACCGACACCTCCACCGCGCCCGGCACCGCCGAGGAGCACACGACCACCTTCGCCGAGCTGGGCATCGACCCCCGCGTGCTCGCCACCCTCGACGAGGTCGGCTACGAGAACCCCACCCCCATCCAGGCCGCGACCATCCCGGCGCTGCTGGCGGGCAACGACGTCGTGGGCCTCGCCCAGACCGGCACCGGCAAGACCGCGGCCTTCGCGGTGCCCGCCCTGTCCCGGCTCGCCGAGCTCTCCGACGTCAACGGCGTCTCCCGCGACACCCAGGTGCTCGTGCTCGCCCCGACCCGCGAGCTCGCCCTCCAGGTCGGCGAGGCGTTCTCCTCCTACGCCGGCCACCTCGAGGACTTCACCGTCCTGCCGGTCTACGGCGGTTCCCCCTACGGCCCGCAGCTGGCCGGACTGCGCCGCGGCGCCCAGGTGGTCGTCGGCACGCCCGGCCGTGTGATCGACCACCTCAAGAAGGGGTCCCTGGACCTGTCCCACCTGCAGTACGTGGTCCTCGACGAGGCCGACGAGATGCTGCGGATGGGCTTCGCGGAGGACGTCGAGGAGATCCTCTCCCAGACGCCGGTGGAGAAGCAGGTCGCGCTGTTCTCCGCGACCATGCCCCCGGCCATCCGCAAGATCGCCAAGCAGTACCTGCGCGACCCGCAGGAGATCGCGGTCAAGGGCAAGACCACCACGGGCACCAACACCCGGCAGCGCTACCTGCAGGTCATGGGCTCGCACAAGATGGAGGCCATGACCCGCATCCTCGAGGTCGGGGACTACGACGGCGTCATCGTCTTCGTGCGCACCAAGGCCGCCACCGAGGAGGTCGCCGACCGGCTCAAGGCCCGCGGCTACGCCGCCGCCGCCATCAACGGCGACATCCCGCAGAACATGCGCGAGCGCACCGTGGAGGCCCTGCGCGAGGGCAAGGTCGACATCCTCGTGGCCACGGACGTCGCCGCCCGCGGCCTCGACGTCGAGCGCATCTCCCTCGTGGTCAACTACGACATCCCCCACGACACCGAGTCCTACGTGCACCGGATCGGCCGCACGGGCCGCGCCGGGCGCTCCGGCGAGGCGATCCTGTTCATGACCCCGCGGGAGAAGTACCTGCTGCGGGCCATCGAGAAGGCCACCCGCCAGCCGGTGGAGCTCATGCGCATGCCCTCCACCGAGGACGTCAACCGCACCCGCAAGGACAAGTTCGCCCAGCAGATCACGGACACCATGGAGTCCGAGGACCTCGGCCAGTTCCGCGAGCTCGTCGAGCAGTACCAGGCCGAGCACGACGTCGACGCCGTGGAGATCGCCGCCGCGATCGCCGTGATGGCCCAGGACGGGCGGCCCTTCTTCGTGGAGGAGCTGCCCGAGCCGCCGCAGCGCAGCCGGGACCGCGAGCGCCCGGGCCGGGACGGCGACGACCGGCCGCGGCGCGAGCCCCGCACCGAGAAGGGCATGGCCACGTACCGGCTGGCCGTGGGCCACCGCCACCGCGTGTCCCCGGGCTCCGTGGTGGGCGCGCTCACCAACGAGGGCGGCCTGAGCGGCGAGCAGATCGGGGCGATCGACATCCGCTCCACGCACACCCTCGTGGGCCTGCCCGAGAACCTGCCCGCCTCCACCCTGGACCGGCTCTCCCGCACCCGCATCAACGGCGAGCTCATCCAGCTCGAGGCCGACCGCGGCCCCGGCGCCGGCGGCCGGGCCCGGCCGCGGAGCACCTCCTCCTACCAGGACCGCCCTCGTCGCGGCGGCCCCCGGGGCGGGGAGTCCCGCGGCGGCTACCAGGGCCGCAAGCCCGGGTACTCGGCCGGGGAGCGCGACGGCGACCGGCCGCACCGCAAGCCGCGCCACAAGAACTACTGA
- a CDS encoding DUF2079 domain-containing protein, which produces MMAVLSDGAAPVRAGRPATEEAMPATALRRPAAPAPPPGPLTGRARLVPLGVGALVLVLYAWWSLLQWHRWEVPSWDLGIFTQLAKSYAGGHGPVVHLKGHGANLLGDHFHPILVLLGPLYALFPSALTLLVLQDVLVAVSAAALTGFAVRGLGAAPGAALGLAYGLSFGLQAAVAVQFHEVAFALPLLVLALGCLVERRWTPAALWAAPVALVKEDLGVTVAVLGLVFAWRAQREGGGGRGPVLLGLGLAVWGLSWSVLAIAVVLPALSPDGRFAYADRLDLAAAAADPLAALVSLVVPGQKALTWLALLATGVVLALRSPLALVALPTLAWRMLSPNHGYWGTGWHYSAVLMPVVLLALLDAVLRLRHGRLHRLARAAPALALAVALLLLPGRPLADLADPAAYRPDPRAPAKEAVLAAVPEGASVATDLTLIHHLVPGAEVHWLGTEGDPAPQYVVVDRLGATWGGNPPGDVAAYARERYGAEYTVVRDEDHLVLVRRRA; this is translated from the coding sequence ATGATGGCAGTCCTGTCCGACGGCGCCGCGCCGGTCCGGGCGGGCCGCCCAGCCACCGAGGAGGCCATGCCCGCCACCGCGCTCCGGCGCCCCGCAGCCCCGGCCCCGCCGCCCGGACCCCTCACCGGTAGGGCGCGGCTGGTGCCCCTGGGCGTGGGGGCGCTCGTGCTGGTCCTGTACGCGTGGTGGTCCCTGCTGCAGTGGCACCGCTGGGAGGTCCCGTCCTGGGACCTGGGGATCTTCACCCAGCTGGCCAAGTCCTACGCGGGCGGGCACGGGCCGGTCGTGCACCTCAAGGGGCACGGCGCCAACCTGCTGGGCGACCACTTCCACCCGATCCTCGTCCTGCTGGGCCCGCTCTACGCCCTGTTCCCCTCCGCGCTGACGCTGCTGGTGCTCCAGGACGTGCTCGTGGCGGTCTCCGCCGCGGCGCTGACCGGCTTCGCCGTCCGCGGTCTCGGCGCGGCGCCGGGTGCGGCCCTGGGGCTGGCCTACGGGCTGAGCTTCGGGCTGCAGGCCGCCGTGGCGGTGCAGTTCCACGAGGTCGCCTTCGCCCTCCCGCTGCTGGTGCTCGCCCTGGGGTGCCTGGTGGAGCGGCGCTGGACGCCGGCCGCGCTGTGGGCCGCGCCCGTCGCCCTCGTCAAGGAGGACCTCGGCGTCACCGTGGCGGTGCTCGGCCTCGTGTTCGCCTGGCGGGCCCAGCGGGAGGGCGGCGGGGGCCGCGGCCCGGTGCTGCTCGGTCTCGGCCTCGCCGTGTGGGGGCTCTCCTGGTCCGTCCTGGCGATCGCCGTGGTCCTGCCCGCGCTCAGCCCGGACGGCCGGTTCGCCTACGCCGACCGGCTGGACCTCGCGGCCGCGGCGGCCGATCCCCTCGCGGCGCTGGTCTCCCTCGTGGTGCCGGGGCAGAAGGCGCTGACCTGGCTGGCGCTGCTGGCCACCGGGGTGGTGCTCGCGCTGCGCTCGCCGCTGGCGCTCGTGGCCCTGCCCACGCTGGCCTGGCGGATGCTCTCCCCGAACCACGGCTACTGGGGCACGGGGTGGCACTACAGCGCGGTGCTCATGCCCGTCGTCCTGCTCGCCCTGCTCGACGCCGTGCTGCGCCTGCGGCACGGGCGGCTCCACCGGCTCGCCCGCGCCGCTCCGGCCCTGGCCCTCGCGGTGGCGCTGCTGCTGCTCCCGGGCCGGCCACTGGCCGACCTCGCCGACCCGGCCGCGTACCGGCCGGACCCCCGCGCGCCCGCCAAGGAGGCGGTCCTCGCCGCCGTCCCGGAGGGGGCGAGCGTGGCCACGGACCTGACGCTGATCCACCACCTCGTCCCCGGCGCCGAGGTGCACTGGCTGGGCACCGAGGGCGACCCCGCCCCGCAGTACGTGGTGGTCGACCGGCTCGGCGCCACGTGGGGCGGGAACCCGCCCGGGGACGTCGCCGCCTACGCCCGGGAGCGCTACGGGGCCGAGTACACGGTGGTGCGTGACGAGGACCACCTCGTGCTGGTGCGGCGCCGGGCCTGA
- a CDS encoding DNA-3-methyladenine glycosylase family protein: protein MTATAPPSAGPRPARPADAELVWDPAGALHLGQTLGVLSRGTGDPLVRVTAPDCVWVATRTAAGPVTARFSRTGAGRPLQRPVLVRAWGPGAAEFLVEAPRWAGAEDSWTRFEASEAFRALPHRLAAARHHHPGLRLPSTGRLLDRAVLSVLEQRVTVREAVAAHRRLVRRHGEPAPGPAPEGMRIPPTAEAWRAVPSWEWHRAGVDGARAATVRRVAERAAALERLGRGPLDAGLHRALRSIPGLGPWTAAEILQCTHGDPDAVSVFDFHLADTVCWFFDRRPGDDRRMLELLEPWRGDRQRVVRLLRASGFRKPSFAPRLHPEDHRHR from the coding sequence ATGACCGCCACCGCTCCCCCGTCCGCCGGCCCCCGCCCGGCCCGGCCCGCGGACGCCGAGCTGGTGTGGGACCCGGCGGGCGCCCTGCACCTGGGGCAGACCCTCGGGGTGCTCTCCCGCGGGACCGGCGATCCGCTGGTGCGGGTGACGGCGCCGGACTGCGTGTGGGTGGCCACCCGCACGGCGGCGGGACCCGTGACGGCCCGGTTCTCCCGCACCGGGGCGGGCCGGCCGCTGCAGCGGCCCGTGCTGGTGCGCGCCTGGGGCCCCGGAGCGGCGGAGTTCCTCGTTGAGGCCCCGCGGTGGGCCGGGGCGGAGGACTCCTGGACCCGGTTCGAGGCCTCGGAGGCCTTCCGCGCCCTGCCGCACCGGCTGGCCGCGGCCCGGCACCACCACCCGGGTCTGCGGCTGCCCTCGACCGGGCGGCTGCTGGACCGGGCGGTGCTGTCGGTGCTGGAGCAGCGCGTCACCGTGCGCGAGGCCGTGGCCGCGCACCGCCGGCTCGTCCGCCGTCACGGCGAGCCCGCCCCGGGGCCGGCCCCGGAGGGGATGCGGATCCCCCCGACCGCCGAGGCGTGGCGGGCGGTGCCCTCGTGGGAGTGGCACCGGGCCGGGGTCGACGGGGCGCGGGCCGCCACCGTCCGGCGCGTGGCCGAGCGGGCCGCCGCCCTGGAGCGCCTGGGCCGCGGCCCGCTGGACGCCGGCCTGCACCGGGCCCTGCGCTCGATCCCGGGCCTGGGCCCGTGGACGGCCGCGGAGATCCTCCAGTGCACGCACGGGGACCCGGACGCGGTCAGCGTCTTCGACTTCCACCTCGCGGACACCGTGTGCTGGTTCTTCGACCGCCGTCCCGGCGACGACCGGCGGATGCTCGAGCTGCTCGAGCCGTGGCGGGGCGACCGGCAGCGGGTCGTGCGCCTGCTGCGGGCCTCGGGCTTCCGCAAGCCCTCGTTCGCCCCGCGGCTGCACCCGGAGGACCACCGGCACCGGTGA
- a CDS encoding VIT1/CCC1 transporter family protein yields the protein MTTEHVIEEPHGAGYTERMNKLRAGVLGANDGIVSVAAVVVGVAGATSSTSAILLAGGAALVGGALSMAQGEYVSVSSQADSHRALVEKERQELIDMPEAELRELAEIYRAKGLSAGTARQVAHELTEHDALAAHLDAELNIDQEDVVSPWGAAVASALSFLVGALLPMLAILLPPEAWRIPVTFVAVLAALAVTGWLGAQLGGTPQRGRAVVRVVVGGALALVATFALGSLFGVAGVVVSGSGAALRRRSRPGSAWRPPRGPRPCRGP from the coding sequence ATGACGACCGAACACGTGATCGAGGAACCGCACGGTGCGGGCTACACCGAGCGGATGAACAAGCTGCGGGCCGGGGTGCTGGGTGCCAATGACGGCATCGTCTCGGTGGCCGCGGTCGTGGTGGGCGTGGCCGGCGCCACGTCGAGCACCAGCGCGATCCTCCTGGCCGGGGGCGCCGCCCTGGTCGGCGGGGCCCTGTCCATGGCCCAGGGCGAGTACGTGTCCGTGTCCAGCCAGGCGGACTCCCACCGGGCCCTCGTCGAGAAGGAGAGGCAGGAGCTGATCGACATGCCCGAGGCCGAGCTCCGCGAGCTCGCCGAGATCTACCGGGCCAAGGGCCTGTCCGCCGGCACGGCCCGGCAGGTGGCGCACGAGCTCACCGAGCACGACGCGCTGGCCGCGCACCTGGACGCGGAGCTCAACATCGACCAGGAGGACGTCGTCAGCCCGTGGGGCGCGGCGGTCGCCTCGGCGCTGTCCTTCCTCGTCGGGGCGCTGCTGCCCATGCTGGCGATCCTGCTGCCGCCGGAGGCCTGGCGGATCCCGGTCACCTTCGTGGCCGTGCTCGCCGCCCTGGCCGTGACCGGCTGGCTGGGCGCCCAGCTCGGCGGCACCCCGCAGCGCGGCCGCGCGGTGGTGCGCGTGGTGGTCGGCGGGGCGCTGGCCCTGGTGGCCACCTTCGCGCTCGGCTCGCTGTTCGGCGTCGCCGGCGTCGTCGTCAGCGGGAGCGGAGCGGCGCTCAGGCGTCGGTCGCGTCCTGGGAGTGCTTGGCGACCTCCGCGCGGACCTCGTCCATGTCGAGGCCCTTGA